The Psychrosphaera ytuae genome includes a region encoding these proteins:
- the ampD gene encoding 1,6-anhydro-N-acetylmuramyl-L-alanine amidase AmpD, with product MNEIWLDSVERCPSEHCDERECTLTDIDVLVIHNISLPPAQSESDFDNRYVEDFFTGQLDHSLHPYFQDIATLRVSAHLYIKRNGHVVQFVPLNKRAWHAGVSCFEGRDKCNDFSIGIEMQGTDDMPFTDIQYQKLTEITRQIQDLFPKINKKHIVGHSDIAPGRKTDPGPYFDWQRYLSDL from the coding sequence ATGAATGAGATTTGGTTAGATAGCGTAGAACGTTGTCCTAGTGAACATTGTGATGAACGAGAATGTACACTCACAGACATCGATGTTTTGGTGATCCACAACATCAGTTTGCCACCGGCGCAGTCCGAATCAGATTTTGATAATCGCTATGTGGAAGACTTTTTTACTGGTCAACTCGACCATTCATTGCACCCTTATTTTCAAGATATCGCCACGTTAAGAGTTTCTGCGCATTTATACATAAAACGAAATGGCCATGTCGTACAGTTTGTGCCACTTAATAAACGTGCATGGCATGCAGGAGTGAGTTGTTTTGAAGGCCGAGACAAGTGCAACGACTTCAGCATAGGTATTGAAATGCAAGGAACGGATGATATGCCGTTTACCGATATTCAATACCAAAAGCTGACCGAAATTACTCGGCAGATTCAGGATTTGTTTCCTAAAATCAATAAAAAGCATATTGTCGGCCATTCAGATATTGCCCCTGGTCGAAAAACCGATCCAGGTCCATATTTTGATTGGCAACGTTACTTGAGCGATTTATAG
- the ampE gene encoding regulatory signaling modulator protein AmpE yields MTLIVLLLVLLVERVGLNSNSWQADRYVGWYTNKYANKVKDDDSLSLLFFILIPAIVVGVVLFVLDSRLLDFIVSLLVLGVCIGHYPIRNLYRQYLNAKERNDEEAMAILHQNLSNKNSPDDVNDTIGETLLWANFKFYAAPIFYYVVLGVPGVIFYTTLLFVTDEEKMEDHTSKLKTWLEWAFFVPARLVSLGFMFVGHFGSGLDAWLRLAGAVERPSREVLTEVAMAAEGQTKANDDSEQNPEQNLDRIHNAELMVRLAKRNMVLFLVVVALLTLYGQIV; encoded by the coding sequence ATGACACTGATTGTTTTACTACTGGTGCTCTTAGTTGAGCGTGTCGGCTTAAACTCTAATAGCTGGCAAGCTGATCGTTATGTGGGCTGGTACACCAATAAGTACGCAAATAAAGTAAAGGACGATGATAGTCTGTCATTGTTGTTTTTTATATTAATCCCCGCAATAGTGGTCGGTGTCGTTTTGTTTGTATTAGACAGTCGGCTACTCGATTTTATCGTCAGTTTATTGGTATTGGGTGTATGTATTGGACATTACCCGATTCGCAACCTGTATCGTCAATACTTAAATGCTAAAGAGCGCAATGACGAAGAAGCGATGGCAATATTGCACCAAAACCTTTCTAACAAAAACAGCCCTGACGATGTTAACGACACAATAGGTGAAACTCTTCTGTGGGCCAACTTTAAGTTTTATGCTGCGCCTATTTTTTATTATGTTGTGCTTGGCGTGCCTGGTGTGATCTTTTATACCACTTTACTGTTTGTCACCGATGAAGAAAAAATGGAAGACCACACGTCAAAATTAAAAACTTGGCTAGAGTGGGCATTTTTTGTTCCGGCGCGTTTAGTGAGCTTGGGGTTCATGTTTGTCGGTCACTTTGGCAGCGGCTTGGATGCATGGCTCAGACTGGCAGGTGCGGTAGAGCGTCCTTCTAGAGAGGTACTCACTGAAGTCGCTATGGCAGCAGAAGGACAAACCAAAGCCAATGACGATTCAGAACAAAATCCAGAGCAGAACTTAGATCGCATTCACAATGCCGAGTTAATGGTACGTTTGGCAAAGCGTAATATGGTGCTATTTTTAGTAGTGGTGGCATTACTTACTTTGTACGGTCAGATTGTATAA
- a CDS encoding MBL fold metallo-hydrolase gives MKRFITSAVTIALAMTLGLSNSVANDRFKDVEIKASKVSGNVYMLAGFGGNIGVLVGDDGTLMIDDQFEPLAPKIEAAIKELSSNPKVSYVVNTHYHGDHTGSNPYFSKSASMLAHMNVRERLARKGSSGLPVITYNDGVMLHLNGEDVHVKHLPAGHTDGDSVVFFPKANVWHLGDLFFNGLFPYVDTDGGGSVQGYMDNIEYLLTEISDDAKIIPGHGPLTDKKSLAKLLAMMVATKAEVEKMKAQGLTLEQAIAQGLDSKWKKWDWNFITEEKWITTLYNS, from the coding sequence ATGAAACGATTTATTACTTCAGCAGTAACCATTGCCTTAGCAATGACATTAGGACTTAGCAACTCGGTCGCGAATGATCGATTCAAAGATGTTGAAATTAAGGCCAGCAAAGTAAGTGGCAATGTATACATGCTCGCCGGATTTGGCGGTAATATCGGAGTGTTGGTGGGCGATGATGGCACTTTAATGATCGACGATCAGTTTGAGCCTCTGGCGCCTAAAATTGAAGCGGCGATTAAAGAGCTGTCATCAAACCCTAAAGTTTCTTATGTAGTGAACACCCACTATCATGGTGACCATACTGGTTCAAATCCATACTTCTCTAAGTCGGCTAGTATGCTCGCTCACATGAACGTTCGTGAGCGTTTAGCTCGTAAAGGTTCGAGTGGCTTACCAGTGATTACGTACAACGACGGTGTCATGTTGCATTTAAATGGCGAAGACGTACACGTCAAACATTTGCCTGCAGGACATACCGATGGCGACTCTGTGGTTTTCTTTCCTAAAGCTAATGTGTGGCACTTAGGGGATTTATTTTTCAATGGTCTATTCCCTTATGTAGACACTGATGGCGGTGGCTCCGTTCAAGGTTATATGGATAACATTGAGTACTTGTTAACAGAAATCTCAGATGACGCAAAAATTATCCCAGGCCATGGACCGTTAACAGACAAAAAGAGCTTGGCTAAATTGTTAGCTATGATGGTGGCGACTAAGGCTGAAGTGGAAAAGATGAAGGCTCAGGGCCTGACCTTAGAGCAAGCCATAGCACAAGGCTTGGACTCAAAATGGAAAAAATGGGATTGGAACTTTATTACAGAGGAAAAATGGATTACAACCCTCTATAATTCGTAA
- a CDS encoding M17 family metallopeptidase, translating into MPHPMPLAVSDLNTALNDANWDALVIVGESFDHTLPTELIEKINEIKAADNRVGNTLLTFITDVVAQKRVVLAPTGPLNRYFDDSRRYYDAAKNAASTLLAMGSTKPLLVVLDNDDIKFQNATLVSYLGFGQAFWEPLEAREALGDSIEPVAMVGVVGNNFDAAEAAAIANGQYVARDLCGTEPERMAAPRFAEYCQQQFEGTNVSVSVVDDMKTLETEYPLLWAVARASIQVERHQPRVIRLEYVPNGNIEQTLMLVGKGIVYDTGGADLKTGGHMAGMSRDKGGAAAVAGFMKAVSELAPVGIKVVAEIAAVRNSIGAEAFVADEIITGHSGVRVRIGNTDAEGRLVMADLLSRLREEALDEINPSLFTVATLTGHAARAFGPYTALVENGVARANNLGNKMVEQGDLVADPCETSLSRREDYDFVRPRTKADDLLSSNNGPSATTARGHQFPMAFLSIVSGLDKHDLDSDQPLPYVHIDIAGSGVDGGDWQHGKPSAAPVSALVKTFIG; encoded by the coding sequence ATGCCTCACCCTATGCCATTGGCCGTTTCAGATTTAAATACCGCCCTGAATGATGCAAATTGGGATGCACTTGTCATTGTCGGCGAATCATTCGACCATACATTACCGACAGAACTGATCGAAAAAATTAACGAAATCAAAGCCGCTGACAATCGCGTCGGCAATACTCTGTTAACTTTTATTACTGACGTTGTCGCTCAAAAGCGAGTCGTATTAGCACCGACGGGTCCGCTAAACCGTTACTTTGACGATTCAAGACGTTACTACGACGCAGCTAAAAATGCAGCGTCGACTCTGTTAGCGATGGGTTCAACCAAACCCTTGTTAGTTGTCTTAGATAACGATGACATCAAATTCCAAAACGCAACACTAGTTTCTTACCTTGGATTTGGACAAGCCTTTTGGGAGCCGTTAGAAGCCCGTGAAGCACTGGGTGACTCAATTGAACCAGTAGCTATGGTTGGCGTTGTGGGTAACAACTTTGACGCAGCAGAGGCGGCTGCGATTGCCAACGGTCAGTACGTTGCGCGTGATTTATGTGGTACGGAACCAGAGCGTATGGCAGCTCCTCGATTTGCAGAATACTGCCAACAGCAATTTGAAGGTACAAACGTGTCTGTATCTGTTGTTGATGACATGAAAACACTAGAGACTGAGTATCCACTACTTTGGGCTGTGGCACGAGCTTCAATTCAAGTAGAGCGTCATCAGCCTCGTGTTATCCGCCTTGAATATGTACCAAACGGCAACATTGAGCAGACGTTAATGCTCGTTGGTAAAGGTATTGTGTATGACACTGGTGGTGCGGATCTAAAAACAGGTGGTCACATGGCCGGTATGAGCCGTGACAAAGGCGGTGCTGCCGCAGTAGCTGGGTTTATGAAAGCGGTCTCTGAGCTCGCCCCAGTGGGTATCAAAGTCGTTGCTGAAATTGCTGCGGTTCGAAATAGTATTGGTGCAGAAGCATTCGTCGCCGATGAAATTATTACAGGACATTCAGGGGTCAGAGTACGCATTGGTAACACAGACGCCGAAGGTCGTTTGGTCATGGCTGATTTGCTGTCTCGATTAAGAGAGGAAGCACTTGATGAAATTAATCCATCATTATTTACAGTTGCTACCTTAACAGGTCATGCGGCCCGTGCATTTGGTCCATACACTGCATTGGTTGAAAACGGTGTGGCTCGAGCGAATAACTTAGGCAATAAAATGGTAGAACAAGGTGATTTAGTAGCCGATCCGTGTGAAACGTCATTGTCACGTAGAGAAGACTATGACTTTGTTCGCCCTAGAACGAAAGCCGATGATCTTCTATCTTCTAATAACGGACCTTCAGCTACCACAGCACGTGGTCACCAATTTCCAATGGCGTTTTTGTCGATAGTGTCTGGGTTAGATAAACATGACTTAGATAGTGATCAACCTCTGCCTTATGTGCATATAGATATTGCCGGTTCAGGTGTAGATGGTGGTGATTGGCAACATGGTAAGCCTTCTGCAGCTCCGGTTTCAGCATTAGTGAAGACCTTTATCGGATAA
- a CDS encoding ATP-binding protein: MRLQQKAVLFTLPLILVPTLVLGLLSLNYTYNAQSRLERAALQEEVDHRTDVIDSFVQTGRSALVSLVNNIDFQQASQVWAETRDTNVLVEAAQEKVRSFFASYPSTLAVKFYDNNRNLVHVFNNPNNDTPPSATTLLNQYRDWFLIPHEQNGSMALVNQTLWFLNTGKHHSELRTLGFIQLVKQPDWASLLNLKDESSGLLSERERVILADVDANIVLALPRGNLGNELPRPLFNKLKASAVKHTFVSVNDDSNTFNFASRIIDEKYLLFYGTQPSQLLDFHSSYIWGAAITVLLTIILSPVLLHYNFNKFIVGRIERLANAKRQVAQGNLDVKLKSAANDEIGDLFASFNVMVRQLIVYRENERESRLRLEYKVKERTEELEKTNQRLEQTNSELESAKELSEQANELKSAFVANISHEIRTPLTAILGFTEQVLSTEIHSPDQRDLLNRVLKSGRHLLALINDILDLSKIESNKLDLEISEINLFQALSDVESILSAQASDKKLGFTFNFDYPIPKTIRSDATRLKQILFNLISNAIKFTEKGSVTVSVGFDQDQDQGQVIVKVKDTGIGMTKEVQKRIFAPFVQADVSISRKFGGTGLGLVISNSLAGLLGGNISLESEPGVGSEFTVRFKANGDERDFTLDLVENKDELQEILSEISQDDTNDNTQVSGRVLVAEDVEDNQHLFGLLLRSLNLDYVMVENGQKAVEKALMEDFDLILMDMQMPIMGGLEATKLIRQAGVSTPIYALTANVMTEDVGRHIEAGCSGTIAKPIDKKEFVKVLTNELSGREDSEQEIISSDQMIQLTESYIAQLLEQIALLMSMTEPKDLADLSAECHKIKGSAGSYGFMELTQKASLLERQCLELADKNDDIQHHQWQNILDEKQALIDLANQTISDFRANSGT, translated from the coding sequence ATGCGATTACAACAAAAAGCGGTTTTATTTACATTACCCCTCATTTTGGTACCGACCCTAGTACTCGGCTTACTTTCTCTTAATTACACCTATAATGCTCAAAGTCGATTAGAGCGAGCAGCACTGCAAGAAGAAGTCGATCATCGCACAGATGTAATAGACAGTTTTGTGCAGACTGGCCGAAGCGCATTGGTGTCACTTGTTAATAACATCGATTTTCAACAGGCCTCGCAAGTTTGGGCCGAAACCAGAGATACAAACGTATTAGTCGAGGCAGCTCAAGAAAAAGTAAGAAGCTTTTTTGCATCCTATCCAAGTACGCTTGCCGTAAAGTTTTACGATAATAATCGCAACCTTGTACACGTTTTTAACAACCCGAATAATGATACTCCGCCAAGCGCGACGACACTACTCAATCAATACAGAGATTGGTTTTTAATTCCCCATGAACAAAATGGCTCGATGGCGCTAGTCAACCAAACCTTGTGGTTTTTAAATACTGGAAAACACCATTCAGAGCTACGTACCTTAGGATTTATTCAATTGGTAAAACAGCCAGATTGGGCGTCACTGCTGAACTTAAAAGACGAGAGTTCTGGGCTACTCAGTGAGCGGGAGAGAGTGATACTGGCTGACGTCGATGCAAATATTGTGTTGGCGCTACCGCGCGGAAATCTGGGGAACGAATTACCTAGACCTTTGTTTAATAAGCTCAAGGCAAGCGCTGTAAAGCACACATTCGTGTCTGTTAATGATGATTCGAATACCTTCAATTTTGCATCACGTATTATCGATGAGAAATACTTGCTGTTTTACGGTACACAACCAAGCCAACTGCTTGATTTTCACAGCTCCTATATTTGGGGAGCGGCGATTACTGTTTTACTGACCATTATTTTATCGCCCGTGTTGCTCCACTATAACTTTAATAAATTTATTGTTGGAAGAATCGAACGTTTAGCAAATGCAAAGCGTCAAGTTGCTCAGGGCAACCTTGACGTCAAACTAAAATCTGCAGCAAACGATGAAATTGGCGATTTGTTTGCTTCCTTTAACGTAATGGTACGTCAGCTGATTGTTTATCGAGAAAATGAACGCGAGAGTCGTTTACGACTTGAATACAAGGTTAAAGAACGGACAGAAGAGCTAGAAAAAACCAATCAAAGACTTGAGCAAACTAACTCTGAATTGGAGTCAGCAAAAGAGTTATCCGAGCAAGCTAATGAATTAAAAAGTGCCTTTGTCGCTAATATTAGTCATGAGATCCGCACACCATTGACCGCGATTTTAGGTTTTACGGAGCAAGTGTTATCAACTGAGATCCATTCTCCAGATCAGCGAGACTTACTCAATAGAGTATTGAAAAGTGGCCGTCATTTATTAGCTCTTATCAATGATATTTTGGACTTGTCAAAAATCGAGTCGAATAAACTTGATTTAGAGATCAGTGAAATCAACTTGTTCCAAGCATTGTCAGACGTCGAGTCCATTTTGAGCGCTCAGGCGAGTGATAAAAAATTAGGCTTCACTTTTAATTTTGATTATCCGATACCAAAGACCATAAGAAGTGATGCAACGCGGCTCAAACAAATTTTGTTTAACTTGATAAGTAATGCGATTAAGTTTACTGAGAAGGGAAGTGTAACTGTGTCAGTGGGTTTTGACCAAGACCAAGACCAAGGGCAAGTAATTGTTAAGGTCAAAGACACGGGTATAGGCATGACCAAAGAAGTACAAAAGCGAATATTTGCGCCGTTTGTGCAAGCTGACGTTAGTATTTCCAGAAAGTTCGGTGGCACAGGGTTAGGACTCGTTATCTCTAATAGTTTGGCGGGATTACTTGGTGGAAATATCAGCCTTGAGAGTGAGCCCGGCGTGGGTAGTGAGTTTACAGTTAGGTTTAAGGCAAATGGCGATGAACGTGACTTTACTCTTGATTTAGTTGAAAACAAAGATGAACTCCAAGAGATACTTTCTGAGATTTCTCAAGATGACACTAACGACAATACTCAAGTCAGTGGTCGAGTGCTGGTGGCCGAGGATGTCGAAGATAACCAACATTTGTTTGGCTTACTACTAAGATCATTAAACCTAGACTATGTGATGGTTGAAAACGGCCAAAAAGCAGTAGAAAAAGCATTAATGGAGGACTTTGACCTGATCCTCATGGATATGCAGATGCCAATAATGGGTGGGTTAGAGGCAACTAAACTTATTCGCCAAGCTGGAGTAAGCACACCAATATACGCTCTTACAGCAAATGTCATGACCGAAGACGTAGGTCGTCACATTGAAGCAGGTTGCAGTGGTACGATAGCCAAACCCATAGACAAAAAAGAGTTTGTTAAAGTCCTTACTAACGAACTTTCCGGTAGAGAAGACTCAGAACAAGAGATCATTTCGTCAGATCAAATGATTCAGTTGACCGAAAGCTATATTGCCCAATTACTTGAACAAATTGCTTTGTTAATGTCTATGACAGAACCCAAGGACCTTGCCGATTTGAGTGCAGAGTGTCACAAGATCAAAGGGTCTGCAGGTAGTTATGGCTTTATGGAATTGACTCAAAAAGCCAGTTTACTAGAGCGCCAGTGTCTTGAGTTAGCCGATAAAAATGATGATATTCAACATCATCAATGGCAGAACATTCTTGATGAAAAACAAGCCTTGATCGATTTAGCAAACCAAACTATTTCGGACTTTCGAGCAAATTCCGGCACCTAA
- the dinB gene encoding DNA polymerase IV, which produces MANRKIIHVDMDAFFVSVEIRDNPALANKPVAVGGRSERRGVLSTCNYIARQFGVSSAMPTAMAIKKCPDLIVVPGRMEVYKETSQTIRQVFEKYTDLIEPLSLDEAYLDVTDCPLFQGSATLIAEQIRQDIFEATGLTASAGIAPIKYIAKIASDLNKPNGQCTITPEQVWDFIETMPLKKIPGVGKVTQGKLEKLNLHTGGDVRRSDESTLVRHFGKYGRVLWQRCHGIDPRRVEVSRIRKSVGVERTFETNISDLGQLKELLKQKLLPELEKRSAKHLEQRTISKIGIKLKFADFQVTTKELKHDNIELPLFFELLEEAVQRGEGKPVRLLGAHIGLQEQADPKPQLALSF; this is translated from the coding sequence GTTCGGAGCGACGTGGCGTGTTGTCTACTTGTAATTATATCGCACGTCAGTTTGGTGTCAGTTCTGCAATGCCTACGGCAATGGCAATAAAAAAGTGCCCAGATCTAATTGTGGTTCCTGGCCGAATGGAAGTGTACAAAGAAACCAGCCAAACCATACGGCAAGTCTTTGAAAAGTACACCGACCTTATCGAACCTCTATCGTTAGATGAAGCGTATTTGGATGTTACCGATTGTCCATTGTTTCAAGGTTCTGCAACCTTAATTGCCGAGCAAATTCGTCAAGATATTTTTGAAGCAACCGGCCTAACTGCATCGGCTGGTATCGCACCTATCAAGTACATCGCCAAGATAGCGTCAGACTTAAACAAGCCCAACGGTCAATGCACTATCACACCCGAGCAAGTCTGGGACTTTATCGAAACAATGCCACTAAAAAAGATCCCCGGCGTTGGCAAAGTGACACAAGGCAAACTAGAAAAACTAAACCTACACACGGGTGGTGATGTCAGACGAAGTGACGAGTCAACGCTTGTCCGTCACTTTGGCAAATATGGTCGAGTTTTGTGGCAGCGATGTCACGGTATCGATCCTCGTAGAGTTGAAGTGAGCCGAATAAGAAAATCCGTAGGCGTAGAACGAACTTTTGAAACTAATATTTCCGATTTAGGTCAGCTAAAAGAGTTACTGAAGCAAAAGCTTTTACCTGAATTAGAAAAGCGAAGTGCCAAACATTTAGAGCAAAGAACCATCAGCAAAATAGGTATAAAGCTGAAGTTTGCGGATTTTCAGGTGACGACCAAAGAGCTCAAACACGACAACATCGAGTTACCGCTTTTTTTTGAGCTTTTAGAAGAGGCGGTTCAGCGGGGTGAAGGAAAGCCTGTTAGATTGCTTGGCGCCCATATTGGCCTTCAAGAGCAAGCCGATCCAAAACCGCAATTGGCTCTGTCTTTTTAA
- a CDS encoding GntR family transcriptional regulator: MTQIVTKKVSEQVASQLEAMIIDGSFAAGERLASERHLAEQYGVSRPSIRDAIKQLEAKGLVTRKQGGGTFVSKQLDAPFAAPLFDLLANNPESHYDLLEFRCALESVVAYYAALRGEKTELNHIEVVFNSINEIDDNDLDAASDAIVEFYLAIADAAQNVLLIHLLRGVKDLLRHNIKENLMVFKDHKDIRQQLNEHRAKLMKAILEGQPDTARQASGQHLAFIEQSLLKLDQDKDRLSGSVRRLLSSQ, from the coding sequence GTGACACAAATAGTGACCAAAAAAGTATCAGAGCAGGTGGCATCGCAATTAGAAGCCATGATCATTGACGGCAGTTTTGCCGCTGGTGAGCGTCTGGCTTCCGAGCGTCACCTCGCCGAACAATACGGTGTATCCCGTCCTTCCATTCGTGACGCAATTAAACAACTCGAAGCAAAAGGTCTCGTTACTCGCAAGCAAGGTGGTGGCACCTTTGTAAGTAAGCAACTTGATGCGCCTTTTGCGGCACCTTTATTTGATCTTTTGGCGAATAACCCAGAATCACACTATGATTTATTGGAATTTCGTTGTGCTTTAGAGAGTGTTGTTGCGTACTACGCTGCGTTACGTGGCGAAAAAACCGAATTAAACCATATCGAGGTGGTTTTTAACTCGATAAACGAAATTGACGACAATGACTTAGATGCCGCATCCGATGCCATCGTTGAGTTTTATCTCGCGATAGCCGATGCCGCACAGAATGTCCTGTTGATTCACTTGTTGCGCGGGGTCAAAGACCTTCTGCGTCACAACATCAAAGAAAACTTGATGGTCTTTAAAGATCACAAAGACATTCGTCAACAACTCAATGAACACAGAGCAAAGTTAATGAAAGCCATTCTTGAAGGTCAACCGGACACGGCCCGTCAAGCAAGTGGACAACATTTGGCGTTCATTGAGCAATCATTGTTAAAGCTTGACCAAGACAAAGACCGACTTTCGGGGTCGGTTCGTCGTCTGTTGAGCAGTCAGTAA